The following are from one region of the Actinopolyspora halophila DSM 43834 genome:
- the mycP gene encoding type VII secretion-associated serine protease mycosin, which translates to MPARRPGVLTRLVLVLSALLLACAPQAAAGNPTPREAGGFELAARSAVEQCRRPPVKTARARPWAQELLAPERVWELTRGEGVTVAVVDSGVDATTPQLTGAVLDGVDVLTDSGGTADTDCLGHGTFVAGIVAARPDSGTGFTGIAPDATVLPVRDTRSKQGGSAESMARGIREATEAGAQIVNISASTNYDDAELRGAVEYALSRDVLIVAAAANEAQEGNPAPYPASYPGVLAVGAIDSTGERADFSQTGEFIDLVAPGVDVVSVGPGGPGHWQDSGTSFATPFVAGTAALVRAYRPELTAAQVRHRLTSTASHPGTEVPDEGTGWGVVDPYSAVTSVLPAGSGTGSGTAAIRVEHPDVPRHDPTPMRVVLISTVGVTLLISLAAIGARLGPAGWRRRWRRHRVMRVVDGSGTDGTGEDRSHISVR; encoded by the coding sequence ATGCCCGCTCGCCGCCCAGGCGTGCTCACCCGTCTCGTGCTCGTGCTGAGCGCACTGCTGCTCGCGTGTGCTCCGCAGGCCGCCGCGGGGAACCCGACTCCTCGAGAAGCGGGCGGGTTCGAGCTCGCGGCGCGGTCGGCCGTCGAGCAGTGCCGCCGCCCACCGGTCAAAACGGCGCGGGCACGCCCCTGGGCACAGGAGCTGCTGGCACCGGAGCGGGTTTGGGAACTCACCCGTGGAGAGGGAGTGACGGTCGCGGTCGTCGACTCCGGGGTCGACGCGACGACGCCGCAGCTGACCGGAGCCGTGCTCGACGGAGTCGACGTCCTCACCGACAGCGGTGGCACGGCCGACACCGACTGCCTCGGGCACGGCACGTTCGTCGCCGGGATCGTCGCCGCGCGCCCCGACTCGGGGACCGGTTTCACCGGGATCGCCCCGGACGCCACTGTCCTTCCCGTCCGCGACACCCGCTCCAAGCAGGGCGGCTCGGCAGAGTCCATGGCCCGCGGCATCCGCGAGGCCACCGAGGCCGGCGCGCAGATCGTCAACATCTCGGCCAGCACGAACTACGACGACGCCGAGCTGCGCGGCGCCGTCGAGTACGCGCTGTCGCGTGACGTGCTGATCGTCGCGGCGGCGGCCAACGAGGCGCAGGAGGGCAACCCCGCCCCCTACCCCGCTTCCTACCCCGGTGTGCTCGCCGTCGGCGCGATCGACTCCACCGGTGAGCGCGCGGACTTCTCCCAGACCGGGGAGTTCATCGACCTCGTCGCTCCCGGCGTCGACGTGGTCAGCGTCGGACCCGGTGGGCCGGGGCACTGGCAGGACAGCGGGACCAGCTTCGCCACGCCGTTCGTGGCGGGCACGGCGGCGCTGGTGCGGGCCTACCGCCCGGAACTGACCGCGGCGCAGGTCAGGCACCGCCTGACGAGCACGGCGAGCCATCCCGGCACGGAGGTTCCGGACGAAGGGACGGGCTGGGGCGTGGTGGACCCCTACTCAGCGGTCACCAGCGTGCTGCCCGCCGGGAGCGGCACCGGCTCCGGCACCGCTGCCATCCGGGTCGAGCACCCGGACGTGCCGCGACACGATCCGACACCGATGCGCGTGGTGCTGATCAGCACCGTCGGAGTGACGCTGCTGATCAGCCTGGCCGCGATCGGGGCAAGGCTGGGGCCCGCCGGCTGGCGGCGCCGGTGGCGACGCCACCGCGTGATGCGCGTCGTCGACGGCTCAGGTACCGACGGCACCGGCGAAGACCGCTCGCACATCTCGGTCCGGTGA
- a CDS encoding WXG100 family type VII secretion target — MATQQTRLTQSNLAQLAQRHEEVAGQITNQRTTLASSIDMLAGANRGDMMTSLKNVHQQWDQACKNIVTNLERMAEEVNRTGRETQNQDSEIAGSIGRVETPGLSSFLS; from the coding sequence ATGGCCACGCAGCAGACCAGGCTCACGCAGTCCAACCTGGCCCAGCTCGCCCAGCGGCACGAGGAGGTCGCCGGCCAAATCACCAATCAGCGGACCACGCTGGCGAGCAGCATCGACATGCTGGCCGGCGCCAACCGCGGCGACATGATGACGAGCCTGAAGAACGTCCACCAGCAGTGGGATCAGGCCTGCAAGAACATCGTGACGAACCTGGAGCGGATGGCCGAGGAGGTCAACCGCACCGGACGCGAGACCCAGAACCAGGACTCCGAGATCGCCGGCTCGATCGGCCGGGTGGAGACCCCGGGGCTGTCCAGCTTCCTGTCCTGA
- the eccD gene encoding type VII secretion integral membrane protein EccD, whose product MDDATKDVTNQLCRLRLIVKDRSVEMALPTDVALIDLLPAILRHAGGELADEGVEHEGWALQRFGKPPFDEERTAAELGLLDGETLHLRPRANDLPPIDFDDLVDGIAEQARRRSDPWSERLSRWMLLAFGGVALLVGLVALGSGAPGVTRTITAGTTALVLLLTATALARGRADTITAVVLAALSLPYAALCGWYLPLLPSPEAQPPAGVACAAVLVVAALVIGLVGTAEAALLFVSGLFAAVPLAITAIIDAASPLDSGQAAGIGLVLVLIALGFVPTSSFRLAGLSLPPLPTSSEEFAQDTDPFPHELVVERSAVADRYMTGLYAALGSAAVVLFTALSVPGGMWSTITTAVAALLLLLRSRHVDSARQRWSLLATAGYALALDGVVLALGLGPFARLWYGFTAALVLALVLVVASRTLPGRKLAPYWGRAVDLLETFSALALIPLLLAALDVYTSVRGLAG is encoded by the coding sequence GTGGACGACGCCACCAAGGATGTCACAAATCAGCTCTGCCGACTACGCCTGATCGTCAAGGACAGATCGGTCGAGATGGCGCTGCCCACCGACGTCGCCCTGATCGACCTGCTGCCCGCGATCCTGCGCCACGCGGGCGGAGAGCTCGCCGACGAGGGGGTCGAGCACGAGGGGTGGGCGCTGCAGCGGTTCGGCAAACCCCCCTTCGACGAGGAGCGCACCGCCGCCGAACTGGGACTGCTCGACGGCGAGACGCTCCATCTGCGCCCCCGAGCGAACGACCTTCCCCCGATCGACTTCGACGACCTCGTGGACGGCATCGCCGAGCAGGCGCGCCGCCGCTCCGACCCGTGGTCCGAACGGCTCAGCCGGTGGATGCTGCTCGCCTTCGGCGGGGTGGCGCTGCTCGTCGGCCTCGTGGCGTTGGGCTCCGGCGCCCCCGGCGTCACCAGGACGATCACCGCGGGCACTACCGCACTGGTGCTGCTGCTGACCGCCACCGCGCTGGCACGGGGCCGGGCCGACACGATCACCGCCGTCGTGCTGGCAGCTCTGTCCCTGCCCTACGCGGCGCTGTGCGGCTGGTACCTGCCGCTGCTGCCCTCGCCCGAGGCGCAGCCCCCTGCCGGGGTGGCCTGCGCCGCCGTGCTGGTGGTGGCTGCACTGGTCATCGGACTGGTGGGCACGGCCGAGGCGGCGCTGCTGTTCGTCAGCGGGCTGTTCGCCGCCGTGCCGCTGGCGATCACCGCGATCATCGACGCCGCGTCCCCGCTGGACAGCGGCCAGGCAGCGGGGATCGGCCTGGTGCTGGTGCTGATCGCGCTGGGTTTCGTGCCCACCTCCTCCTTCCGCCTGGCCGGGCTGAGTCTGCCCCCGCTGCCCACCAGTTCGGAGGAGTTCGCCCAGGACACCGACCCCTTCCCGCACGAGCTCGTGGTGGAGCGCTCGGCGGTGGCCGATCGGTACATGACCGGGCTGTACGCGGCACTGGGATCGGCCGCGGTGGTGCTGTTCACGGCCCTGTCCGTCCCCGGAGGGATGTGGTCGACGATCACCACCGCCGTGGCGGCGCTGCTTCTCCTGCTGCGCTCCCGGCACGTCGACAGCGCACGCCAGCGCTGGTCATTGCTGGCCACGGCGGGATACGCACTCGCCCTGGACGGCGTCGTCCTGGCGCTGGGCCTGGGGCCGTTCGCCCGGCTCTGGTACGGCTTCACCGCCGCCCTGGTGCTCGCGCTGGTGCTCGTGGTCGCCAGCAGAACCCTTCCCGGCCGGAAACTGGCCCCGTACTGGGGTCGTGCGGTGGACCTGCTGGAGACGTTCTCCGCGCTGGCGCTGATCCCGCTGCTGCTGGCGGCACTCGACGTCTACACGTCCGTACGCGGCCTGGCCGGTTAA
- a CDS encoding WXG100 family type VII secretion target, translating into MADEIQYQYAALQQGVDDMQRVTQQIQQQVDELRQQTQQALQDWDSQSSQTYSQLASRIRADFDAMNQMLNRLRMATNQGQEDMSQTDRKLANNFG; encoded by the coding sequence ATGGCCGACGAGATCCAGTACCAGTACGCCGCGCTGCAGCAGGGCGTCGACGACATGCAGCGGGTCACCCAGCAGATCCAGCAGCAGGTCGACGAACTGCGCCAGCAGACGCAGCAGGCCCTGCAGGACTGGGACTCGCAGAGCTCGCAGACCTACAGCCAGCTCGCGAGCAGGATCCGCGCGGACTTCGACGCGATGAACCAGATGCTCAACCGGCTGCGCATGGCCACCAACCAGGGCCAGGAGGACATGAGCCAGACCGACCGCAAGCTGGCGAACAACTTCGGCTGA
- the eccB gene encoding type VII secretion protein EccB — protein sequence MQSRRDQVQAYFFVVGRLVSAMMRASPDDQTTPTRRFVMGTVIGTLLGALVVAGFGIVGMIFPGGNTSWQAEGTIVVEKETGARYLYLNGTLRPVLNYSSALLARDQSGGDPKLVSQNSLRGTPRGTPIGIPGAPDSIPERENLSRAPWVVCARTVTKPSGEQVPITHLRVGGDPNRGLGSDEGVVVSTPDGTEYLVWQGRRLRLTGRSVIEALGYGDVVPFPVTTSWINTIPSGPDIAAPDIPDAGSQAPKVAGEPATVGRIYEMRNPALDSESSFYVMRSDGLSSLTPLVASLLLTDPSSGAKPVEIGPEALSTTPISETDSTPQGYPAVPPTPEEISRGGNTRPCASFRIGSGQSNTPTITVAPRDRSTTKTETGSESVAERITVPAGRGVLARDLPAPGVAGGTNYLVTSLGVKYPLATPEVAGVLGYGGTEPVAVPGALLSLLPSGPSLDPSTATVTRKPGTTGDSSP from the coding sequence ATGCAGTCCAGACGCGACCAGGTGCAGGCCTACTTCTTCGTGGTGGGGCGTCTGGTCTCCGCGATGATGCGGGCGAGCCCGGACGACCAGACCACGCCGACCAGGCGCTTCGTGATGGGCACGGTCATCGGAACGCTGCTGGGGGCGCTGGTGGTGGCCGGTTTCGGCATCGTGGGGATGATCTTTCCGGGCGGCAATACCTCGTGGCAGGCCGAGGGAACGATCGTCGTGGAGAAGGAGACCGGAGCCCGCTACCTGTACCTCAACGGCACGCTGCGCCCGGTGCTGAACTACTCCTCGGCCCTGCTGGCCCGGGATCAGTCCGGCGGCGACCCGAAGCTGGTCTCGCAGAACTCGCTGCGGGGAACCCCGCGCGGCACCCCGATCGGTATCCCCGGCGCACCGGACTCGATCCCGGAACGAGAGAACCTGAGCCGGGCACCGTGGGTGGTGTGCGCGCGGACGGTGACGAAACCGTCCGGGGAGCAGGTGCCGATCACCCACCTTCGGGTGGGCGGAGACCCGAACCGCGGACTCGGCTCCGACGAGGGAGTCGTGGTGTCCACACCGGATGGCACGGAGTACCTGGTGTGGCAGGGCAGACGACTGAGACTGACAGGGCGGTCCGTGATCGAGGCGCTGGGCTACGGCGACGTCGTCCCGTTCCCGGTGACCACGTCCTGGATCAACACCATCCCGAGCGGCCCCGACATCGCCGCACCGGACATTCCGGATGCCGGGTCCCAAGCGCCGAAGGTGGCGGGGGAACCCGCCACGGTGGGCCGGATCTACGAGATGCGCAACCCGGCACTGGACTCGGAGTCCTCGTTCTACGTGATGCGCTCCGACGGACTCTCCTCGCTGACCCCGCTGGTGGCCAGCCTGCTGCTCACCGACCCCTCCTCGGGGGCGAAGCCGGTCGAGATCGGGCCCGAGGCCCTGTCCACAACACCGATCTCGGAGACCGACAGCACCCCGCAGGGCTACCCGGCGGTGCCGCCGACCCCGGAGGAGATCAGCCGGGGCGGCAACACCCGTCCGTGCGCCTCGTTCCGGATCGGTTCGGGACAGTCGAACACCCCCACCATCACGGTGGCCCCACGGGACCGGAGCACAACCAAGACGGAGACGGGCTCCGAGTCGGTGGCCGAGCGGATCACGGTCCCGGCCGGGCGCGGCGTGCTGGCCCGCGACCTGCCCGCCCCCGGTGTGGCGGGCGGAACGAACTACCTGGTCACCAGCCTCGGGGTGAAGTACCCGCTGGCCACACCGGAGGTCGCGGGAGTGCTGGGTTACGGCGGCACGGAGCCGGTGGCGGTTCCCGGAGCGCTGCTGTCGCTGCTGCCCTCCGGACCCTCCCTGGACCCCAGCACCGCGACGGTGACCCGAAAACCCGGCACGACGGGAGATTCCTCCCCGTGA
- a CDS encoding type VII secretion protein EccC, translated as MSTTLFRRPARRVGPAMPADQVELQEPPSVPEPQSNSLSTVLMYLPMAVMAGAMMMMMLSSARSGSMMTYIGGGLMGVAMVTMVLGQLARASTDRKHQLTGDRRDYLRYLSQMRRKVRDALGEQHRAAVWKHPDPRSLWSLVRSYRLWERRVAHEDFGEVRLGLGEQRSAVKLVPPQTKPVEDLEPLSAYALRRFLRTYTTLPSSPIAVYLRGFARVQLRGAPEAQRSLVRALLCQLAAFHSPADLTVAVCAGSERRAEWDWVKWLPHAQDDGRRDGAGPLRLISDNVTDLEELLGGEAHTERPRFEPSTPITSGEPFVVVVVDGVNIPAGHRFSGGGYRNTVIIDIDSALTWQADRSVLHLEVDSAEIRTVDFDRAGRESTSSLCGPDGVGVVTASALARDIAPHRMGTSGDSGEPLTTDYELTSLLGVSDARTFDVDQLRRDRSGWQRMRVPIGIAGNGTPIELDIKESAEDGMGPHGMLVGATGSGKSELLRTLVLALVTTHASDELNLVLVDFKGGAAFLGFDRLPHTSAVITNLVDEIELVDRMQDALTGEMNRRQELLRSAGNYSSQREYEKARRSGVPLDPMPSLFVVVDEFSEMLVSKPEFIDVFAMIGRLGRSLGVHLLLASQRLDEGRISKVETHLSYRIGLRTFSAMESRSVIGVPDAYELPTTPGNGYLRSDTQTLSRFKAAYVSGVYRTPRRQRSKEVIEEQLVPFGGDYVEPRVRRTVETPPEPEEDSGPQTSLVDVLIDRLSDHGPAAHQVWLPPMRVSPTLDDLLPPLLDSPDTGLRSAERSTEDGLRVPLGLIDLPAQQRRELLTVDLSGAQGHVGVVGGPQSGKSTVLRTMLSALALTHSPAEAQFYCLDFGGGSLAPLRDLPHVGSVAGRLDRDRVTRTVQEIVNLLERREVAFQANNLDSMSAYRRAKRAGRFADEDPYGDVFLFIDGWYTVRNEFDELEDRLGEIAARGLTFGIHLVVGAARWSDMRPWLRGVLGTRLELRLGDPVESEVNSRLAAKVPDSPGRGLTTDKQHFLAALPRVDGRARTDDLADAVTDLVEAVAVPGVPQAPPVRLLPMEVHASELPEPRAGSTGLPKVSLGIDDVDLAPLWHDFDVTPHLMIFGDTETGKTNMLRHIARSVRAHYRPDQARLMFADLRRELHDAVPQEYQLGYSVSGDTFATTIEETAGLLNGRLPGPEITPDRLPKRDWWSGGRLFIVVDDHELVQTGMNNPVQALASLLPQAADIGFHLIIARSTSGAGRSMMDPVLRRMWELGTPGLLFSCPKDEGKFLGELPPKTLPVGRAQFVNRKRSVRLVQTPLLEPAATVER; from the coding sequence TTGAGCACGACGCTGTTCCGCAGGCCGGCCCGCCGCGTGGGGCCTGCGATGCCCGCGGACCAGGTGGAGTTGCAGGAACCGCCCAGTGTGCCGGAGCCGCAGAGCAACAGCCTGAGCACGGTGCTGATGTACCTGCCGATGGCGGTCATGGCCGGAGCCATGATGATGATGATGCTCTCGTCGGCCCGTTCCGGGAGCATGATGACCTACATCGGTGGCGGCCTGATGGGCGTCGCCATGGTCACCATGGTTCTCGGCCAACTGGCCAGGGCATCCACCGACCGCAAGCACCAGCTCACCGGCGACCGCCGGGACTACCTGCGCTACCTCTCGCAGATGCGGCGCAAGGTGCGCGACGCGCTGGGCGAGCAGCACCGGGCTGCGGTCTGGAAGCACCCGGATCCGAGGTCGCTGTGGTCGCTGGTGCGCAGCTACCGGTTGTGGGAGCGCCGGGTGGCGCACGAGGACTTCGGCGAGGTCCGGCTCGGGCTGGGGGAACAGCGCTCCGCCGTCAAGCTCGTCCCACCGCAGACCAAACCGGTCGAGGACCTCGAACCGCTCAGCGCGTACGCCCTGCGCCGGTTCCTGCGCACCTACACCACGCTGCCCTCCTCGCCGATCGCGGTCTACCTGCGCGGCTTCGCCCGGGTCCAACTGCGCGGCGCCCCGGAGGCGCAACGTTCCCTGGTGCGGGCGCTGCTGTGCCAGCTCGCCGCGTTCCACTCCCCGGCCGACCTGACCGTCGCCGTGTGCGCCGGAAGCGAGCGGCGTGCGGAGTGGGACTGGGTGAAGTGGCTGCCGCACGCCCAGGACGACGGCCGTCGCGACGGGGCCGGGCCGCTGCGGTTGATCTCGGACAACGTCACCGACCTGGAGGAGCTCCTCGGGGGAGAGGCACACACCGAGCGCCCCCGCTTCGAGCCCTCCACACCGATCACCAGTGGTGAGCCGTTCGTGGTGGTCGTGGTCGACGGGGTGAACATCCCGGCCGGGCACCGCTTCTCCGGGGGCGGTTACCGCAACACCGTGATCATCGACATCGACAGTGCGCTGACCTGGCAGGCCGACCGGTCGGTGCTGCACCTGGAGGTCGACTCCGCCGAGATCCGCACGGTCGACTTCGACCGCGCGGGCCGGGAGAGCACGAGCTCGCTGTGCGGGCCGGACGGAGTGGGGGTCGTGACTGCCTCGGCGCTGGCGCGCGACATCGCGCCGCACCGGATGGGTACCAGCGGCGACTCCGGCGAACCGCTGACCACCGACTACGAGCTGACCTCGCTGCTGGGCGTGTCCGACGCGCGCACCTTCGACGTCGACCAGCTGCGCCGGGACCGCTCGGGCTGGCAGCGCATGCGGGTGCCGATCGGTATCGCCGGTAACGGCACCCCGATCGAACTGGACATCAAGGAGTCCGCCGAGGACGGTATGGGGCCGCACGGGATGCTGGTCGGCGCCACCGGCTCCGGCAAGAGCGAGCTGCTGCGCACCCTGGTGCTGGCCCTGGTGACCACGCACGCCTCGGACGAGCTCAACCTCGTGCTGGTGGACTTCAAGGGTGGTGCCGCCTTCCTCGGCTTCGACCGGCTGCCGCACACCTCGGCGGTGATCACCAACCTGGTCGACGAGATCGAACTGGTCGACCGGATGCAGGACGCGCTCACCGGGGAGATGAACCGGCGTCAGGAGCTGTTGCGCTCGGCGGGCAACTACAGCTCCCAGCGGGAGTACGAGAAGGCGCGCCGCTCCGGGGTGCCGCTGGACCCGATGCCGAGCCTGTTCGTCGTGGTCGACGAGTTCAGCGAGATGCTGGTCAGCAAACCCGAGTTCATCGACGTGTTCGCCATGATCGGCCGGCTCGGTCGCAGTCTCGGGGTGCACCTGCTGCTGGCCTCGCAGCGGCTCGACGAGGGCCGCATCAGCAAGGTGGAAACGCACCTGTCCTACCGGATCGGGCTGCGCACGTTCTCGGCGATGGAGAGCCGCAGCGTGATCGGTGTGCCGGACGCCTACGAGCTGCCCACCACTCCGGGCAACGGTTACCTGCGTTCGGACACCCAGACCCTCTCCCGGTTCAAGGCCGCCTACGTGTCGGGTGTCTACCGCACCCCCCGCAGGCAGCGCAGCAAGGAGGTCATCGAGGAGCAGCTGGTGCCGTTCGGCGGTGACTACGTCGAGCCCCGCGTTCGGCGCACCGTCGAAACCCCGCCGGAGCCGGAGGAGGACAGTGGACCGCAGACGTCGCTCGTGGACGTGCTCATCGACCGGCTCAGCGATCACGGCCCGGCGGCGCACCAGGTGTGGCTGCCGCCCATGCGGGTATCGCCCACGTTGGACGACCTGCTGCCGCCGCTGCTGGACTCCCCGGACACCGGCCTGCGGTCGGCCGAGCGCTCCACGGAGGACGGACTGCGGGTGCCGCTGGGGCTGATCGACCTGCCCGCGCAGCAGCGTCGTGAGCTGCTGACGGTCGACCTCTCCGGCGCCCAGGGGCACGTCGGCGTGGTCGGTGGTCCGCAGAGCGGCAAGAGCACCGTGCTGCGCACGATGCTCTCCGCGCTGGCGCTGACCCACTCACCCGCCGAGGCGCAGTTCTACTGCCTCGACTTCGGTGGTGGCTCGCTGGCACCGCTGCGGGACCTGCCCCACGTGGGCAGCGTGGCGGGCCGCCTCGACCGTGACCGTGTCACCCGCACCGTGCAGGAGATCGTCAACCTGCTCGAACGTCGGGAGGTGGCCTTCCAGGCCAACAACCTGGACTCGATGTCGGCCTACCGTCGCGCCAAGCGCGCGGGGCGGTTCGCCGACGAGGACCCGTACGGCGACGTGTTCCTGTTCATCGACGGCTGGTACACCGTGCGCAACGAGTTCGACGAGTTGGAGGACCGGCTCGGCGAGATCGCCGCGCGCGGGTTGACCTTCGGCATCCACCTGGTCGTCGGCGCCGCTCGCTGGTCGGACATGCGCCCGTGGCTGCGCGGTGTGCTCGGCACGCGGCTGGAGCTGCGCCTGGGGGACCCGGTGGAGTCCGAAGTGAACAGCAGGCTGGCGGCCAAGGTCCCCGATTCACCGGGACGTGGCCTGACCACCGACAAGCAGCACTTCCTCGCCGCGCTGCCCCGGGTGGACGGTCGTGCCCGCACCGACGACCTCGCCGACGCGGTGACCGATCTGGTCGAGGCGGTGGCGGTTCCCGGGGTCCCGCAGGCGCCCCCGGTGCGGCTGCTGCCGATGGAAGTGCACGCCTCCGAGCTGCCGGAACCGCGGGCGGGCAGCACCGGCCTGCCGAAGGTCTCGCTGGGGATCGACGACGTCGACCTCGCGCCGCTGTGGCACGACTTCGACGTCACCCCGCACCTGATGATCTTCGGCGACACCGAGACGGGGAAGACGAACATGCTGCGCCACATCGCGCGTTCGGTGCGGGCGCACTACCGTCCCGACCAGGCGCGGTTGATGTTCGCCGACCTGCGCCGCGAACTGCACGACGCGGTGCCGCAGGAGTACCAGCTGGGCTACTCGGTCTCCGGTGACACCTTCGCCACCACCATCGAGGAGACCGCCGGGTTGCTCAACGGCAGGCTTCCCGGGCCGGAGATCACCCCGGATCGGCTGCCGAAGCGGGACTGGTGGAGCGGCGGGCGGCTGTTCATCGTCGTCGACGACCACGAGCTGGTGCAGACGGGCATGAACAACCCCGTGCAGGCACTGGCGTCGCTGCTGCCGCAGGCCGCCGACATCGGTTTCCACCTGATCATCGCCCGCAGCACCTCGGGCGCGGGGAGGTCCATGATGGACCCGGTGCTGCGGCGGATGTGGGAGCTGGGCACCCCGGGTCTGCTGTTCTCCTGTCCGAAGGACGAGGGCAAGTTCCTCGGTGAGCTGCCGCCGAAGACTCTTCCGGTGGGCAGGGCCCAGTTCGTCAACCGCAAGCGCTCGGTGCGTCTGGTGCAGACACCGCTGCTCGAACCGGCCGCGACCGTCGAGCGGTGA